Proteins found in one Triticum aestivum cultivar Chinese Spring chromosome 4D, IWGSC CS RefSeq v2.1, whole genome shotgun sequence genomic segment:
- the LOC123097031 gene encoding WAT1-related protein At1g68170-like — protein MRIVGVGSVLEAARPVAAMVVVEFVFSAMQIFIKLALDDGMDVRVLVAYRPMFGAAFLCPVAFLVERKKRPPLTVKVVTGLFLCGLFGVTMNQNLLVLAIKLTNSTTIVTALSNLTPQATFIVAILTRMETLKLRKPSGHAKLAGTLVGLGGAMLLTFYKGPEMRFLHRLAHTGLSHASGDRQLRPQPAAGSRILGSFLAIAGCFSYAIWLTIQAKVVQVYPCHYSIAALVCVFGAVQSTLLTLCIHRDADHWRLGLNIRLYASAFAGIVASGSAFPLMSWCLQKKGPLYVAMFGPLIIVFVAVMSSVVLNETLHIGIVLGAVLIVAGLYMVLWGKAKEEDEQEADAPKLVGQDDVLGKESIP, from the exons CTCGGCCGGTGGCggcgatggtggtggtggagttcGTCTTCTCGGCTAtgcagatcttcatcaagctcgCGCTCGACGACGGCATGGACGTCCGTGTCCTCGTCGCCTACAGGCCCATGTTCGGCGCCGCGTTCCTCTGCCCCGTCGCCTTCCTCGTCGAGAG GAAGAAACGGCCACCACTAACCGTCAAGGTTGTGACAGGGTTATTCTTGTGTGGACTGTTCGG AGTCACCATGAACCAGAACCTGTTGGTGCTTGCCATCAAGCTGACGAATTCGACGACCATCGTCACAGCTCTCAGCAACCTCACCCCTCAAGCTACCTTCATCGTCGCAATCCTGACCAG GATGGAGACTTTGAAGCTCAGAAAGCCCAGCGGTCATGCGAAACTGGCGGGGACCCTGGTCGGGCTGGGCGGCGCGATGCTGCTGACGTTCTACAAGGGCCCGGAGATGAGGTTCCTCCACCGTCTGGCGCACACCGGGCTCAGCCACGCCAGCGGCGATCGCCAGCTCCGCCCGCAGCCGGCCGCGGGTTCTCGGATTCTCGGCTCGTTTCTCGCCATCGCCGGCTGCTTCAGCTATGCGATCTGGCTCACCATCCAGGCCAAGGTCGTCCAGGTCTACCCGTGCCACTACTCGATCGCCGCTCTGGTGTGCGTCTTCGGCGCGGTCCAGTCGACGCTGCTCACGCTCTGCATCCACAGGGACGCCGACCACTGGAGGCTCGGGCTCAACATCAGGCTCTACGCGTCGGCTTTCGCG GGTATCGTGGCGTCCGGGTCCGCCTTCCCGCTCATGTCGTGGTGCCTGCAGAAGAAAGGGCCCCTCTACGTTGCCATGTTCGGACCTCTCATCATCGTCTTCGTCGCCGTCATGAGCTCCGTCGTCCTTAACGAGACCCTGCACATCGGAAT CGTACTTGGTGCTGTGCTGATCGTGGCGGGGCTGTACATGGTGCTATGGGGCAAGGCCAAAGAGGAAGATGAACAAGAAGCCGATGCGCCAAAACTTGTTGGTCAAGACGACGTGCTGGGCAAGGAGTCCATTCCATAG